The nucleotide window AACTCTTGTAGATTGAGGTAGCCATTTGGCAGGCCGTGTAAATGTAGTGGCTTGGGAGTTCTGGGTACTGCTCCCGAAGGCTTTTGTACGTCTCTTTCTTCAACCGGTAGAAGCTCGTAATGTTGTTCTCAAAAACATAATCAAGGAGTAAATTTACAATATCAGAATAAAGGGAGAAGAGGTCTTCTAACCCTTCAGGTTCTGTTTTGAGTTTGAATTTTGCCGTGAGTTTAATAGTCTCTGAGGGCATTCTTTACCGCCTCGACAAGGCGTTTTTTCTTGTGAGAACGGGCACCATAGAGTTTTCCAGCAAAGGAAGTAACAATTGCTAACAAGTCCTCAACAAGTTCCTTTTCTGGCGTTTTCTCTTCATCATCAAAGATTACTTCAACCTCAACCCCGTGAGAGTTAAAGTATTGCTCAAGGTATTTGAATCCAAAGCGGGTGAGCCTGTCTTTGTACGTTATAACGACTTTTGTTATTTCCCCACTTTCAACGAGTTTGAAGAGTTGTTTCAGTCCTTTTCTATTCTCGTTTAGTCCTGAAGAAATGTCTGTGATGATTTTTGCAACTTGGTAGCCTTTTGATGCGCAGTAGTTCTTGAGGTATTCGACTTGTCTCTCAAGGTCTTGTTTTTGGTCTCTGCTTGATACTCTGGCGTAAATTACAACCTTGTCGGGGGTTTTGCCTTCGAGGAGTCTTTTAATCTCGCTTTCTGGAATTCTGTATTCTTTTCCGACCCTGTATGCTTTAATCTCGCCGGCTTTGATTTTTCTGAGGAGTGTCGGCTTGCTAATGCCAAGGAGCTGTGCCGCTTTCCCTGTCCGATAAAGCTTCATACTGCACACCCCTATTACAAACAATGACACAAAATATATAAACTTTACGATTTTAACCATTTAGAAAACAGCCCCTGGAATGTGGGGATACAAATGGATCAAGTATTTGATTAAGATAGAGGTTGTGGATTACAACTTCTTGGGAACTTACGAGAGCGAAGGCTATCCGGATGATGCATATATTGGTGAAAAGCCATGAGGCCATTTAGGATTGTGGAACTTACAGCGGTTCCGCTTTTTGTTTTCTCTTTTATTCTTATTATCACGGGATATGGGATTGTAAGCCCTAAGGTGATCTCAATCTTTACTTTTGGCTTGGTCTCATACCAGAATGCTCCAACGCTCCATTCATACCGGCTTATAAGATATGGCTTCTCTGTTTTGCTCCTTGTCCACTCCTATGCTGGTTTTGAGGTTTTTGGACTTAAGAAAATAAGAAATCGAAGGTTGAGGCTCTTCTTAAGCTATTTGCTTTTGTTTATTGTTATCTATGTAGTGTGGGTAGCAACAATAACAGAACTTGGGGAAATTTTTTAGAGTAATTTTTTTGTTTTTTAGTACTCACCATTTCTTGGTGGTCTGAATGTCCTCGGGGGTTACAAGGGAACTGATTTTCGGTGTTATGTTGGTTATTGTTATTGGCTTTGCCATAATTGGGTATGGGATATTGCAGCTTCTTCCCCACCCAGTAGCAACTCATGCAGTGCCACCAACAGAAAAATTCAGGAATCTCTTGGTTATTTACCTCGTTTCAGTTTTGTTTATTATAATAATGGAGCTATTGAGTTCTTCTCGACCTAAGGAGGAAAAATTTCAAAAGAAGCCCCAGTAATTTATGAATTGGGTTGATGATTTTGTTATTTATCTCTTGGGATTTTTTGTTCTTTCCCCTTTCCTCTCTTTCTGCAGGGAAAGATAGTCTTTTATGATGTCCGTTACAAATTTTTAGTGGTGGTGCTCATGCGCATTGAAGACGTTTACATCTGGGACATAAACGCTAAGTGGCTTGGCATAAGCCCTTACCAGCTCATGGAGAACGCTGGTGCTGGAGTCGCAAAGGCTATAGAAGAGAGGTTTGGCAAGGGCCTAAAAATAGCAGTCTTTTCTAGTACGGGTAACAATGGTGGCGATGGTTTTGTTGCTGCTAGACATTTGAGCTTTGAGAACAATGTTACTCTCTTCTTGGTAGGAGATGAAATAAAGATAAGGAGTGATGAAGCGAGACACAACTGGGAAATCCTCAAACATCTTGATTTCATAACAATTAAAGTTCTCAAGGACTCAAGTCAGATAAAACCCCTAAATCTCGATGAGTTCGATGTTATAGTCGATGCTCTGTTGGGAGCAGGGAGCAAAGGAGAACCTCGCGAGCCCATACGTTCTGCTGTGGAGAAAATAAACGAATACGCTGGAAAAGCCAAGATAGTGAGCGTTGACCTTCCGAGCGGTTATCCGAGTGATGTCCGCGTTAGGTGCGACTTTGCAGTAACTTTCCAGTGGGATAAAGAAGAGTATGCTGGCTTTGAAAGAGTTATAGCGAAGATTGGGTATCCAAAAGAGCTATATCACCTCATAGGGCCAGGAGATGCAAAGTTTGCTTTAAGAAAGAAAGGCGAGCACAAGGGGCAGAACGGGAGGCTTTTAATAATCGGCGGGAGCGAGGACTACTTTGGGGCTCCGTACTTGGCAGCGAAAGCGGCGAGCTACATAGTGGATTTGGTGTACCTAGCGATGCCCGAATACTCTGCTAGAAGAATAAATGATCCCAACATAATTTTGCGCCCCTTTGATGGCAAAAACTTCACAAAGGAAGACGTTGAGGACGTTCTGACAATTGCTGATGGTGTTGATGCAGTTGTCTTAGGCCCAGGAATTGGGGAAAAAGTAGAGACTAAGGACTTTGTAGTCGAGTTCCTCCGCTGGTGTGAGAAACCAGTAGTTATAGATGCCGACGCCCTAAAGGCTGTCGCCGAGGATTTGGACGTTCTTAAGGGTAAGAAATTCGTCTTGACGCCTCACGCTGGTGAATTCAGGATACTGTTTGGGGAAAAGCCCGAAGGAAGCCTTGAAGAGAAGGCGAAGCAGGTAATGGAGAAAGCCAGGGCAGTGAATGGCACTATCCTGCTCAAGGGAGCTTACGATATAATAAGTGACGGCAAAATCTGGAGGTACAACAAAACCGGAAACCGGGGTATGACGACAGGAGGAACTGGAGACGTGCTGGCTGGAATAGTTGGGGCATTGCTCGCATTGGGCAACACGCCGTTGAGAGCCGCAAGCGCTGGTGCTTTCTTGAACGGCCTAGCAGGGGATATGGTAAGAGAGGAGATGGGAGAAAACTTCACCGCTTTGGAGGTTGCTAAAAAAGTCCCATTCGCTATCAAGTGGGTTCTTGAATTTTAATCCTCCAATTTTAGGAGTTTCCTTAATTCTTTTGCCTCCCCTTGTAACTTGGGAGAAGTGAGCAATACTAAAAGATTCATTATGTGAATGAACTCTAAGGGGTTTAAATCAAAACCCTCCAGTCGCTTAATTAAATCTCTTGAAAGCGTCTCTACAGCGCTTATGGATCTTTCAACCAGTTCTATGAAAGCATTTTTATCGTCAATTTCAAATCCTGCATTCGTGAATATATTATAGAGTGTTTCCGCCTCCTGACGATGAATAGCCTTCATTGTTGGTGTTGTTACGTCCCCATCTTGATATGGTGCAATCAAAAATATCCTTGCAGTTCTTCGGTAGAGTGTTTCGTTTCCATCTTTCCCAACTTCTTCAACAAATCCTGCTTTTTCAAGAAGGTTTATGTGCCGATATATTGTTGAAGGGCTCTTTTTTAGCATAGCACTAAGTTCAGGAACAGACATGGGGCGTTCTCTAAGAAGGTTAACTATCTCAAGCCTTGTTCTATCCCCGAGCAGCTTAATTTTCTCAGGATCGGTAACAATCAGTACCTCTTTCATGAGTCCTCTGCTCTCAAAACTCTTCTAGCTTGTCTTGGGGGGTTTCGCTCTCCTCAATAATCTTCTTTCCTGCGGCAACCATATCAATGCTGTGCACAACTCCACCAAACTCTTCTATTGTCCTTACAATCTCTTCATAGTCCAGATTGTCCCCAACGATGGTTATCTTTACGTTTTCCGTTTCTTTGTCTATCTCCACGAGGGTAATATTAACTCCATCAACACCTTTCAGCTCACTTAATCCCAAAGCTAGCTCAGTAACCATAGGCTGGTGGGGTTTAAGCACATCCAGCACGAGAAGTCTAATTCCTCTTGCCATTTTCTATCCCGTTTCCCTTTGAATTTATTCCTTTTTAAGTGTTTCTCCGAGCTTTCTCAGGAGAGCTATTGCCTCTTCGTCCCTTCCAAGCTCTGCCATGGTGAGCCAGTCAATGGCGTGGATTATGTCCTCATCCGAGAATTCCTTAAGGGCGTCCTCTTTTTCCTCCATCTCTGCAGAGATTTTTGCTGTATAGGAATGTTCTTTCTCTAGGAGTCTGTCCATTATGTTCAAAAGCTCTTCCTCATCGAATTTATAGCCAAGGGCTTTGAAGATATCGAGCTTTGTCTTCAACCTTGACCTGGCTAGGTATCTGAGCTCGTCATCTCCGAGGTATAGATTTATGTAGAACGCGTCTGCAGTCCTTCCGTAGTATTTTTCCACCAAGTTCCCTTTCATTTCTGTTCTTTTTACCTCCACAAGGCCGGCTTCCTTTAGCTTCTCGATGTGGTGGTAGATTGTCTGCGGAGTTTTCCCGAGGATTTCGCTGAGCTGTGAAATGGTCATCTCCCTATTTCTAAGCAACTTCAATATCTGTCTTCTTGTATCCTCAAGCATTAGCTTTATCACTTCTGGGTCTGTGACTAGTTTAACCTTCTTTTTCATTGCCCTCACCAATTTTAACGTTTTAATAAGAATTTGAACGTTATAGAATATAACCTTTTCCCAAATCTGGAAAATTTTATAAATGTAAAATTCCCACATCAAACACCAGATATGGTCACTGTTGTGGGGGGAAAGGGCATGAATCTGGACTTCTTGTTCTATCCGAAAAGCGTTGCTGTTATTGGGGCATCAAACAAAGAGGGAAAAATTGGAAACGCTATAATGAAAAATCTCATAAACTTTGGTTTTAAGGGCAAGGTTTATCCGGTAAATGCTAGGGAAACCGAAGTCATGGGGCTTAAAGCGTATAAAAGCGTTTTAGAGATACCGGAAGAAGTTGATGTTGCAGTTATAGCGATTCCCGGGAAGTTTGTCCCTCAGGTGCTTGAGGAATGTGGTCAGAAAGGAGTAAAGGGGGCTGTTGTAATCTCTGCAGGCTTTAAAGAGGCTGGAAACGTAGAGCTTGAGGAGAAGCTCGTTGAAGTTGCGAGAAAATGGAACATAAGAGTCGTGGGACCCAACTGTTTGGGCATCACAAATATTGAAAACGGCTTCGACTGCACATTCAATCCACCGGAAAGGCAAGCAAGACCAGGATTTGGTGGAATAGCCTTTATGAGCCAGAGTGGTGCCTTTGGGGCTGCTATTCTCGACTGGGCTGCGAGGCATGAAGTCGGTATGAGCAAATTCATAAGCCTCGGAAACATGGCAGACCTTGATGAGAGCGACTTCATGGAGTATTTGAAGGACGATGAGGCCACTAAGGTTATCACGGCATACCTTGAGGGAGTTAAAGATGGACGGAAGTTCTTTAGAGTTGCTAAAGAGACTACCAAAAAGAAGCCCGTAGTAATTCTTAAGAGCGGAAGGACTGAAGCTGGGGCTAAAGCTGCCGCCTCCCATACCGGCAGCTTGGCGGGCAGCTATGCCATTTATAAAGCCGCTTTTGAGCAGACAGGGGTTTTAGAAGCGAGAAGCATGAGACAGCTCTTTAACTATGCTAAGGTGCTGGCAATGCAGAAGCCAGCAGAAGGAGACAGGGTGGCAATAGTTACCAACGGTGGCGGAGCTGGAGTAATGATGAGCGATGGAATTCTTGAGGTAGGATTAAAAATGGCCGAGCTCAGTGAGGAGACCAAAGAGAAATTCGCCAGGGCGATAGAAGAAGGAAAGCTCCCGTACCACATGAGTTACAGGAATCCCATCGACATAATTGGAGACGCTCCCTCTAGCAGATATGAGATTGCTATGCGCTATGCTTTAGAGGATGAGAACGTTGATGTTTTGGTTGTTATAGCTCTCTTCCAGAGCCCGGCTTTAGATGAAGGCATCGTGGAAAAAGTGGGCGAAATGCAGAAGTACGGAAAGCCAATAGTTTTCATAGCTCCCGGTGGTGAATTCCCGGAGAGGATGGCGAGAAGAATAGAAAAGACAGGAGTACCGGTTTTTGAAACAGTCGAGGATGGGGTTGATGCGGTTTACGCTTTGGTCAAGTACGGGCGGTATCTTAGAGAGACGATTTAGGGTTGCCTTGGGGAAAACTTTATATTTTTATTTTCCACTTTTAGACCATGCACGGTGATTGCTTTTGGCTTTGGTGATGAAATCTGGATTCCTCTTTTGGTTAGTTTGATTTCTGGAGGTGTTCTGGATGGAATTTGAGGTAACTCCATGGGAAGTGAAGGGTGTAGTAGATTACGACAGGCTCATTACGGAGTTTGGAACGACGCCGCTCACCGAAGAGCTGCTTGAGAAGACCAAAGAGCTTACCAAAAGTGAGCTTCCGATATACTTTAGGAGGAGGTTTTTCTTCTCCCATAGAGACTATGACTTGGTTCTTAAAGACTACGAAGAGGGTAGAGGCTTTTTCCTCTACACGGGGAGAGGCCCAAGTGGGCCGATGCACATCGGACACATAATCCCCTTCTTTGCAACAAAATGGCTTCAGGAGAATTTCGGAGTTAACCTGTACATTCAAATAACAGACGATGAGAAGTTCCTCTTCAAGCCCAATCTAACCTTTGAGGAGACTAAGAAGTGGGCGTATGAAAACATTCTCGACATCATTGCTGTAGGCTTTGACCCGGACAGAACCTTCATTTTCCAGGACAGCGAGTTTACAAAAATCTACGAGATGGCAATTCCGATAGCAAAAAAAGTTACCTACTCAATGGCAAGGGCAGTTTTTGGGTTTAACGACCAGAGCAAAATCGGAATGATATTCTATCCAGCAATTCAAGCTGCGCCTACTTTCTTTGAGAAAAGGCGCTCCCTTATTCCGGCAGCCATTGACCAAGACCCATATTGGAGAATACAGAGAGACTTTGCCGAAAGCCTGGGATATTACAAAGCAGCCGCTCTGCACTCAAAGTTCGTCCCCGGTTTGATGGATTTGGGAGGCAAAATGAGTGCCTCAAAGCCAGAAACTGCCATTTACCTCACAGACGACCCGGAGGAAGCAGGGAAGAAAATATGGAAGTATGCCCTAACCGGAGGAAGGGCTACGGCAAAAGAGCAGAGAGAACTTGGAGGAGAGCCAGATAAGTGCGTTGTGTTCAAATGGCTTGAGATATTCTTTGAGCCCGATGACAAGGCCTTACTTGAGAGGTATCATGCATGCAAGAATGGAGAAGTACTGTGCGGTGAGTGCAAGAGGTATCTGATAGAGAAGATCCAGAACTTTTTAAGAGAGCACCAGAAGAAGAGGGAAGAAGCCAAAAAGCTTGTTGAGAAGTTTAAGTACACCGGAGAGCTGGCTAGGGAGCAGTGGGAGAAGGCTATCCCTGAGCCTCTAAGAAAATAGTTTTTCTTATTTTTCAAAATTTTGTAAGCTTCTGTAATGGTTTATAAGCTCTGAGTTGCAATTTTAGTTGGTGATCACATGATTCGCCTGCCATTTAGAGACACGTTTTATGAAGTTAAGCCAAGCAAGATAATATGCCTTGGAAGGAACTACGCCGAGCACGCAAGAGAACTTGGGCATGAAATTCCCGAAGAACCGGTAATCTTCTTAAAACCTCCTTCCGCACTTATAGGGCCCGGTCAAACGATAATCCTGCCGAGAAGGAGCAACCGGGTTGACCATGAGGTTGAGCTTGCCGTAATTATAGGAAAGAGGGGCAAGAACATCCCACGGGAGAAGGCCATGGACTACATTCTTGGCTATACCATCTTAATGGATATAACCGCCCGAGACCTCCAGTGGGAAGCAAAGAAAAAAGGTCTTCCATGGACTGTGGCAAAGGGATTTGACACCTTTGCACCCATAGGGCCGAGAGTTGTTGATAAGAGGGAAATAAACGTTGACGACCTTGAAATCGGTCTCAAGGTTAACGGTGAAGTAAGGCAGCTCTCAAGGACGAGCAAGATGATATTCAAGATAGACGAGATAATAGAGTACGTTTCAGGCATAATGACCCTTGAGCCCGGAGACATTATAGCCACTGGAACTCCCGAAGGCGTTGGCCCTCTAAGGCACGGCGATGTTGTGGAGGCGTGGATAGAGGGGATCGGCGTTTTAAAGGAAGAAGTCCTTGCTGAGCGCTCGATTCTCTGCTGATTTTCTTTATTTGACAACATAAAGGTGAACCATCAACCCACCGTGACCCACTAGGCGGTGGTGGATGACTGTAAATCCATTTTCTTCAAAGGCCCTCTCTATGGCCCCTTTCTCTGTGGTCAGAAAGACCCCTCTTTTCTCCAAAACTTTTGAAAGCTCAGCAAAGAACTTCATGTAGAGCTCTGGAATTAGGCTTTTCTTTCCTATTTTCAGCCCATAGGGAAGGTTGCTTATGGCAAAATCGACGCTCTCAACGTATTGAGAGAGCTTTGTGGCATCTCCGTGAATGAATTCAATCCTCTCCAGCACTCCAGCCGCTAGAGCGTTCATTTTTGCACCGGTTAAGTGTTTTTTGTATTTTTCAATGCCGATAATCCTTCCCTCGTAGTCCCGCAGGGCAAGCTCAATTAAGATTGTCCCGCTCCCGCACATTGGGTCTAAAACACTCCCACCGTCCAGCTCTGCGAGTTCTATCATTGCGTTGGCTATACTTGCCTTTAAATGGGCTGGGTGGTCGTAAACGCGCCAAGGCCTCTTGTGGAGCGAGCTGTCGCCGGTTGTGTCTATCCCTAGGAAGAAGACATCATTAATGACCTCTGCTCTGAAAATTACTGAGGGGTGGTCTAGGTTTACTTTTGGTGTCCCGATCTTTGAAAGCTTCTCGTATATAGCGCTCCCCACGGTTTTCGCAATATCTACACTTGTAAACTCGTGCTCTCCCTTTCTGAAGCTCCTGACTGCGAAGCTCTCACTTACCTTCACGTAATTTTCGATAGGGGTGTTGAGTACAAAATCGTAAATCTCCTGAAGGGCTTTTTCTTTTTCCGAGCTGTTAAGCCTCGTTGAGGAAATATGGAGGATAACCCTGTGCAAAAGCTTGGAATTTTCGTTCAAAAATGAGGCTATCTCAAACTCTCTCTTTTTCCTCTTTTCATCAAAATAATATGCCTCTTCAATCTCCGCTGCTATTCTCCCTTCAACTCCAAAGGGCATCTCTTCCACTTTCCCATTTAAGCCGGCTTTTTCAGTAAGGGCTTCAACTTCTCTCTTCGCTAGGTCTTCAATCCCCTGCGAGGTTGTTAATATGAACTTCATTCCCCATCACTCCAGAATTGCTACTACGCCCTTCCACTTCCCCCCAAAGCACTCGCTTGCGATGACCTTTTTCTTTGTTATTTCCTCGAGGAATTTTATTGCAGAGTCGCACTTTTTAAACCCTGTTGCTATCCCCACTGTGAGCCCTTCAATCTCCTTAAATCCAACCCGCTTCTTGTTATCGGGGGTTAACTTCTCTCCATACCTCCAGAGTATTCTTCTTGGGTCTAGTAGGTGCTCCTTCTCGATTTCGTCGAGAATTTCTTCAAAATCCCGGATGAAAGACTCTTTTTTCTCTTCTTCTTTTCCAAAGAGGGTAAACCTTCCAGTCTGCCATTCTCTCAGCAAATAGCGGGCAGTCTCTTCCAGATTAACTTTGCCCCCTTTCTCCAGGAGCCCTTTCTTCCTGCCAATGGCTTCAAGAATCTGCTCCTCATTCTCAAACTCGTCTATGCCGTATTTTTCGGTAATTGCTTCTTTTCTGGTCTCCAAAACCCTTTTTATAAGCTTTAGTGCTGGTTTGACAGGATCTTCAATCTTGTCTGCCGGAAAGCCGCCCCTAATAACGAGTTCGTCAAAGTCATCAATTGGGACGACCCCCGGAGAATCAACTAACCATATCTTCTTTGAAAGTCTAATAAGCTGCTTTCCTTTTGTATACCCCGGTATCGGTGCTGTCCCCACAGCGTGCTTACCTTTTAGAACGTTTATTATTGTGCTCTTCCCAACGTTGGGATAGCCTACTAGGACAACTTTCACTTTTTCTTTGCCTTCTTCGAGGAGTTCTTTTGCAAGCTTCTTTATCTCCTTCCTTAGAATTCCTGTCCCAGCTCTCTCCCTTGCGCTGATGAACACTATTGGAATGTCCCTGTGTTTTCTTTTGTACTCTTCGGCCCACTCTTTGGGGACTAAATCGGCTTTGTTCATCACTATGAGAAGCTTCTTCCCTTCCTCTTGGACGAGGTGTTCTACTTTTAGGTTTCTCGTTCCAATAGGGTCTCTCGCATCAACTACCTCTACTATAATATCTCCCTCTTTAATCGCTTCTTTCACAATTCTCCACGCCTTTTTCTGCTTCATCTCTTATCACCGTTATCTCGAATATTACTGTCCCTCCATTTGTATATGGT belongs to Thermococcus bergensis and includes:
- a CDS encoding IS607 family transposase — translated: MKLYRTGKAAQLLGISKPTLLRKIKAGEIKAYRVGKEYRIPESEIKRLLEGKTPDKVVIYARVSSRDQKQDLERQVEYLKNYCASKGYQVAKIITDISSGLNENRKGLKQLFKLVESGEITKVVITYKDRLTRFGFKYLEQYFNSHGVEVEVIFDDEEKTPEKELVEDLLAIVTSFAGKLYGARSHKKKRLVEAVKNALRDY
- a CDS encoding NAD(P)H-hydrate dehydratase, which translates into the protein MRIEDVYIWDINAKWLGISPYQLMENAGAGVAKAIEERFGKGLKIAVFSSTGNNGGDGFVAARHLSFENNVTLFLVGDEIKIRSDEARHNWEILKHLDFITIKVLKDSSQIKPLNLDEFDVIVDALLGAGSKGEPREPIRSAVEKINEYAGKAKIVSVDLPSGYPSDVRVRCDFAVTFQWDKEEYAGFERVIAKIGYPKELYHLIGPGDAKFALRKKGEHKGQNGRLLIIGGSEDYFGAPYLAAKAASYIVDLVYLAMPEYSARRINDPNIILRPFDGKNFTKEDVEDVLTIADGVDAVVLGPGIGEKVETKDFVVEFLRWCEKPVVIDADALKAVAEDLDVLKGKKFVLTPHAGEFRILFGEKPEGSLEEKAKQVMEKARAVNGTILLKGAYDIISDGKIWRYNKTGNRGMTTGGTGDVLAGIVGALLALGNTPLRAASAGAFLNGLAGDMVREEMGENFTALEVAKKVPFAIKWVLEF
- a CDS encoding ArsR/SmtB family transcription factor, with translation MKEVLIVTDPEKIKLLGDRTRLEIVNLLRERPMSVPELSAMLKKSPSTIYRHINLLEKAGFVEEVGKDGNETLYRRTARIFLIAPYQDGDVTTPTMKAIHRQEAETLYNIFTNAGFEIDDKNAFIELVERSISAVETLSRDLIKRLEGFDLNPLEFIHIMNLLVLLTSPKLQGEAKELRKLLKLED
- a CDS encoding DUF211 domain-containing protein; the protein is MARGIRLLVLDVLKPHQPMVTELALGLSELKGVDGVNITLVEIDKETENVKITIVGDNLDYEEIVRTIEEFGGVVHSIDMVAAGKKIIEESETPQDKLEEF
- a CDS encoding winged helix-turn-helix domain-containing protein; protein product: MKKKVKLVTDPEVIKLMLEDTRRQILKLLRNREMTISQLSEILGKTPQTIYHHIEKLKEAGLVEVKRTEMKGNLVEKYYGRTADAFYINLYLGDDELRYLARSRLKTKLDIFKALGYKFDEEELLNIMDRLLEKEHSYTAKISAEMEEKEDALKEFSDEDIIHAIDWLTMAELGRDEEAIALLRKLGETLKKE
- a CDS encoding acetate--CoA ligase family protein translates to MNLDFLFYPKSVAVIGASNKEGKIGNAIMKNLINFGFKGKVYPVNARETEVMGLKAYKSVLEIPEEVDVAVIAIPGKFVPQVLEECGQKGVKGAVVISAGFKEAGNVELEEKLVEVARKWNIRVVGPNCLGITNIENGFDCTFNPPERQARPGFGGIAFMSQSGAFGAAILDWAARHEVGMSKFISLGNMADLDESDFMEYLKDDEATKVITAYLEGVKDGRKFFRVAKETTKKKPVVILKSGRTEAGAKAAASHTGSLAGSYAIYKAAFEQTGVLEARSMRQLFNYAKVLAMQKPAEGDRVAIVTNGGGAGVMMSDGILEVGLKMAELSEETKEKFARAIEEGKLPYHMSYRNPIDIIGDAPSSRYEIAMRYALEDENVDVLVVIALFQSPALDEGIVEKVGEMQKYGKPIVFIAPGGEFPERMARRIEKTGVPVFETVEDGVDAVYALVKYGRYLRETI
- a CDS encoding tryptophan--tRNA ligase; this translates as MEFEVTPWEVKGVVDYDRLITEFGTTPLTEELLEKTKELTKSELPIYFRRRFFFSHRDYDLVLKDYEEGRGFFLYTGRGPSGPMHIGHIIPFFATKWLQENFGVNLYIQITDDEKFLFKPNLTFEETKKWAYENILDIIAVGFDPDRTFIFQDSEFTKIYEMAIPIAKKVTYSMARAVFGFNDQSKIGMIFYPAIQAAPTFFEKRRSLIPAAIDQDPYWRIQRDFAESLGYYKAAALHSKFVPGLMDLGGKMSASKPETAIYLTDDPEEAGKKIWKYALTGGRATAKEQRELGGEPDKCVVFKWLEIFFEPDDKALLERYHACKNGEVLCGECKRYLIEKIQNFLREHQKKREEAKKLVEKFKYTGELAREQWEKAIPEPLRK
- a CDS encoding fumarylacetoacetate hydrolase family protein, with product MIRLPFRDTFYEVKPSKIICLGRNYAEHARELGHEIPEEPVIFLKPPSALIGPGQTIILPRRSNRVDHEVELAVIIGKRGKNIPREKAMDYILGYTILMDITARDLQWEAKKKGLPWTVAKGFDTFAPIGPRVVDKREINVDDLEIGLKVNGEVRQLSRTSKMIFKIDEIIEYVSGIMTLEPGDIIATGTPEGVGPLRHGDVVEAWIEGIGVLKEEVLAERSILC
- the trm14 gene encoding tRNA (guanine(6)-N2)-methyltransferase codes for the protein MKFILTTSQGIEDLAKREVEALTEKAGLNGKVEEMPFGVEGRIAAEIEEAYYFDEKRKKREFEIASFLNENSKLLHRVILHISSTRLNSSEKEKALQEIYDFVLNTPIENYVKVSESFAVRSFRKGEHEFTSVDIAKTVGSAIYEKLSKIGTPKVNLDHPSVIFRAEVINDVFFLGIDTTGDSSLHKRPWRVYDHPAHLKASIANAMIELAELDGGSVLDPMCGSGTILIELALRDYEGRIIGIEKYKKHLTGAKMNALAAGVLERIEFIHGDATKLSQYVESVDFAISNLPYGLKIGKKSLIPELYMKFFAELSKVLEKRGVFLTTEKGAIERAFEENGFTVIHHRLVGHGGLMVHLYVVK
- a CDS encoding YlqF/YawG family GTPase; amino-acid sequence: MKQKKAWRIVKEAIKEGDIIVEVVDARDPIGTRNLKVEHLVQEEGKKLLIVMNKADLVPKEWAEEYKRKHRDIPIVFISARERAGTGILRKEIKKLAKELLEEGKEKVKVVLVGYPNVGKSTIINVLKGKHAVGTAPIPGYTKGKQLIRLSKKIWLVDSPGVVPIDDFDELVIRGGFPADKIEDPVKPALKLIKRVLETRKEAITEKYGIDEFENEEQILEAIGRKKGLLEKGGKVNLEETARYLLREWQTGRFTLFGKEEEKKESFIRDFEEILDEIEKEHLLDPRRILWRYGEKLTPDNKKRVGFKEIEGLTVGIATGFKKCDSAIKFLEEITKKKVIASECFGGKWKGVVAILE